One genomic window of Leptospira paudalimensis includes the following:
- a CDS encoding RNA polymerase sigma factor: MIEDPHISLLESCLQGKTKALEELVQFFQPKVFSLALKFLWNPEDAEDATQEILVKVITNLGGFRRESKLSTWIYKIASNHLINIKKSNLETKHIHLRNIRDELHRSQYNTPSQLLEQTGSNFEEDTNSNVSNMVLHVQVACTYAMLQSLTRKYRMAYLLGDVFSISSEEGGLVMGIKPESYRQLLSRARNQLEQFLGKECSLIKSTNPCQCKNRIRYATKVGRIRSYLKLSEQMKLDGRWKQMKPLLPETTKIRKAAEIYRNQPTFLPKKNQLDSIRTLLDNSFPFSTR, encoded by the coding sequence ATGATCGAAGATCCACATATCTCTCTTTTAGAGAGTTGTTTACAAGGTAAAACTAAGGCGTTGGAAGAGTTGGTACAATTCTTCCAACCAAAAGTTTTTTCCTTAGCTCTAAAATTTTTATGGAACCCTGAAGATGCAGAAGATGCCACTCAAGAAATTTTAGTCAAAGTGATTACAAATCTGGGTGGATTTCGAAGAGAGAGCAAACTATCCACTTGGATTTATAAGATAGCCAGTAACCACCTCATCAATATTAAAAAGTCAAATCTAGAAACAAAACACATTCATCTTAGAAACATCCGTGATGAATTGCACAGATCTCAATACAATACACCTTCTCAATTATTGGAACAAACTGGATCCAATTTTGAAGAAGATACAAATTCCAATGTTTCGAATATGGTTTTACATGTGCAAGTAGCTTGTACATATGCGATGTTACAAAGTTTAACTCGTAAGTATAGAATGGCTTATTTATTAGGAGATGTATTTTCTATTTCGAGTGAAGAAGGTGGACTCGTAATGGGAATCAAACCTGAATCCTATCGACAATTATTATCTAGAGCAAGAAACCAATTAGAACAATTTTTGGGAAAAGAATGTAGTTTAATTAAGAGTACAAATCCATGCCAATGTAAAAATAGAATTCGTTATGCAACTAAAGTTGGAAGGATTCGATCTTATTTAAAACTATCGGAACAAATGAAACTCGATGGTAGATGGAAACAGATGAAACCACTATTACCAGAAACTACCAAAATCCGAAAGGCAGCTGAAATTTACAGAAACCAACCGACTTTTTTACCTAAAAAAAACCAACTAGATAGTATTCGAACTTTGTTAGACAACTCGTTTCCATTCTCTACTAGGTGA
- a CDS encoding DUF1304 domain-containing protein gives MKLTSLILTGFVAVEHVFILVLEMFLWKTEFGMKVFQLTPETAEITAKLAKNQGLYNGFLAAGLFWALFFIKEQNQKFQTILFFLVCVVVAGIYGSATAKFSILFSQGLPAFLALVVHWLANHKR, from the coding sequence ATGAAACTCACTTCTCTCATACTCACTGGTTTTGTAGCGGTAGAACATGTATTTATATTGGTGTTGGAAATGTTCTTATGGAAAACAGAATTTGGAATGAAAGTATTCCAACTCACACCTGAAACAGCAGAAATCACTGCAAAACTTGCGAAAAACCAAGGTTTGTACAATGGGTTTTTGGCTGCAGGATTATTTTGGGCACTGTTTTTCATCAAAGAACAAAACCAAAAATTCCAAACGATTCTGTTTTTTCTCGTTTGTGTTGTGGTCGCGGGGATTTATGGCTCAGCCACTGCAAAATTTTCGATTTTGTTTTCGCAAGGATTACCCGCATTTTTAGCATTAGTTGTACATTGGTTGGCCAATCATAAACGATGA